A stretch of the Corylus avellana chromosome ca6, CavTom2PMs-1.0 genome encodes the following:
- the LOC132183675 gene encoding protein CELLULOSE SYNTHASE INTERACTIVE 3: MSKPPSPEPREFLSSSTSRPRELNGTATMDDPEDTMATVAHFVEQLHANMSSQNEKELITARLLGIARARKEARMLIGSHGQAMPLFISILRSGTPVAKVNVAATLSLLCKDEDLRLKVLLGGCIPPLLSLLKSESTEARKAAAEAIYEVSSGGLSDDHVGVKIFVTEGVVPTLWDQLNPKNKQDKVVEGFVTGALRNLCGDKDGYWRATLEAGGVDIIVGILSSDNAASQSNAASLLARLMLAFSDSIPKVIDSGAVKALLWLVGQENDISVRASAADALEALSSKSSRAKKAIVDVDGLPVLIGAIVAPSKECMQGECGQALQGHATRALANICGGMSALILYLGELSQSPRLAAPVADIVGALAYTLMVFEDNSDANNEPFDVTHLEDILVMLLKPRDNKLVQERVLEAMASLYGNIYLSRCLSHAEAKRVLTGLITMAVADVQEYLILSLTNLCCDGAGIWDAIRKREGIQLLISLLGLASEQHQEYAVQLLAILADQVDDSKWAITAAGGIPPLVQLLETGSQKAKEDAAHVLWNLCCHSEDIRACVESAGAIPAFLWLLKSGGSRGQEASALALTKLIRTADSATINQLLALLLGDSPSSKAHTIKVLGHVLTMASHKDLVHKGSAANKGLRSLVEVLNSSNEESQEHAASVLADLFSTRQDICDSLATDEIVHPCMKLLTSTTQVVATQSARALGALSRPTKTKTTNKMSYLAVGDVKPLIKLAKTSSIDAAETAVAALANLLSDSQIAAEALTEDIVSALTRVLGEGTSEGKQNASRALHQLLKHFPVGDVLTGNSQCRFAVLALVDCLSAMDMDGADAADVLEVVALLVRTKQGVHLTYPPWSALAEVPSSLEPLVYCLAEGPPPVQDKAIEILSRFCRDQPVVVADLLVARSRSMGSLANRILNSSSLEVRVGGSSLLICAVKEHKQQSLEALDVSGYLKPLIYALVEMMKQNSNSSSIEIEVRTPKGYMERTAFPEGDEFDVPDPATVLGGTVALWLLSIIASFCANNKLTIMEAGGVEALCDKLATYTSNPQAEYEDTEGIWISSLLLAILFQDPNVVLSPATMRIIPSLALLLRSDEVIDRFFAAQTTASLICNGSKGINLAVANSGAVAGLITLIGYVESDMPNLVALSEEFFLARNPDQVVLERLFEIEDVRVGSTARKSIPLLVDLLRPIPDRPGAPPIAIQLLTRIASGSDTNKLIMAEAGALDALTKYLSLSPQDSTEATISELLRILFSNSDLIRYEASASSLNQLIAVLRLGSRSARFSAARALHELFDAENIRDSELAWQAIQPLVDMLNAASASEQEAALVALIKLTSGSSSKAALLTDVEGNPLESLYKVLSSSSSLELKRNAAQLCCVLFGNTKFRENPIASECIQPLVLLMQSDSSTAVESGVCAFERLLDDEQQVELAAACDVVDLLVGLVSGTNHRLIEASICALIKLGKDRTPRKLDMVKAGIIDNCLELLPLAPSSLCSSIAELFRILTNSNAIARSTAAAKIVEPLFLVLLRPDFDLWGQHSSLQALVNILEKPQSLATLKLTPSQVIEPLISFLESPSQAIQQLGTELLAYLLAQEHFQQDITTKNAVVPLVQLAGIGILNLQQTAIKALEKISTSWPKAVADAGGIFELAKVIIQDDPQPPHTLWESAALVLSNVLSFNAEYYFKVPLVVLVKMLHSTLESTITVALNALLVHERSDASSAEQMTEAGAIDALLDLLRSHQCEEPSGRLLEALFNNVRVREMKVSKYAIAPLSQYLLDPQTRSQSGKLLAALALGDLSQHEGLARASDSVSACRALISLLEDQPTEEMKMVAICALQNFVMRSRTNRRAVAEAGGILVVQELLLSPNPEVSGQAALLIKFLFSNHTLQEYVSNELIRSLTAALERELWSTATINEEVLRTLNVIFTNFPKLHTSEAATLCIPHLVGALKSGNEAAQDSVLDTLCLLKHSWSTIPIDVAKSQAMIAAEAIPILQMLMKTCPPSFHDRADSLLHCFPGCLTVTIKRGNNLKQAMGGTNAFCRLTIGNGPPRQTKVVSHSTSPEWKEGFTWAFDVPPKGQKLHIICKSKNTFGKTTLGRVTIQIDKVVSEGVYSGLFSLNHDSNKDGSSRTLEIEIIWSNRMSNDDV, encoded by the exons ATGTCAAAACCTCCCTCCCCTGAACCACGAGAGTTCCTATCCTCTTCTACTTCTCGGCCTAG GGAATTAAATGGAACAGCAACTATGGATGATCCAGAAGACACGATGGCTACTGTTGCACATTTTGTTGAGCAACTACATGCCAACATGTCGTCACAAAATGAGAAAGAACTTATTACAGCACGTTTGCTAGGTATTGCTAGAGCAAGAAAAGAAGCTAGGATGCTTATTGGTTCCCATGGCCAAGCAATGCCATTATTCATAAGCATTCTCCGGAGTGGCACCCCCGTAGCAAAAGTTAATGTTGCTGCAACTCTTAGTCTTCTGTGCAAAGATGAAGACTTGCGGCTGAAGGTGCTTCTAGGTGGGTGCATTCCACCATTACTCTCACTCTTGAAGTCTGAATCAACTGAGGCTAGGAAGGCAGCAGCAGAGGCAATATATGAAGTTTCCTCTGGTGGGCTTTCAGATGATCATGTTGGTGTGAAAATATTTGTTACAGAAGGTGTTGTACCAACCTTGTGGGATCAGCTAAATCCAAAGAACAAGCAGGACAAAGTGGTTGAGGGATTTGTTACTGGGGCTTTGAGAAATCTTTGTGGTGATAAGGATGGTTACTGGAGAGCGACACTTGAGGCTGGAGGAGTAGATATCATTGTGGGTATTCTGTCTTCTGATAATGCTGCTTCTCAGTCCAATGCAGCTTCTCTGTTGGCCCGTCTGATGTTAGCTTTCAGTGATAGCATCCCAAAAGTAATAGATTCTGGAGCTGTCAAAGCCTTGCTTTGGCTCGTGGGccaggaaaatgatatttctgTTCGTGCTAGTGCTGCTGATGCTTTAGAGGCTCTTTCTTCAAAGTCAAGCAGGGCAAAGAAAGCAATTGTGGATGTTGATGGTCTTCCGGTTCTTATTGGGGCAATAGTTGCTCCTTCTAAAGAGTGTATGCAAGGTGAATGTGGCCAGGCTTTACAGGGACATGCAACACGAGCTTTAGCTAATATCTGTGGTGGGATGTCTGCTTTAATACTATATCTTGGAGAACTTTCACAGTCCCCTCGCCTAGCTGCGCCAGTTGCTGATATAGTTGGAGCACTTGCCTACACTCTGATGGTCTTTGAGGACAACTCTGATGCAAACAACGAACCTTTTGATGTGACGCATTTAGAAGATATTCTTGTAATGCTACTAAAGCCTCGTGATAATAAGCTGGTCCAAGAGCGTGTCCTTGAGGCTATGGCTAGCCTATATGGCAATATCTATCTCTCAAGATGTCTCAGTCATGCAGAAGCAAAGAGGGTGCTTACTGGACTGATAACAATGGCTGTTGCTGATGTGCAAGAGTATTTGATACTGTCTTTAACAAACTTATGCTGTGATGGTGCAGGCATCTGGGATGCAATTCGAAAGAGAGAAGGAATTCAGTTACTGATATCATTGCTGGGCTTAGCCAGTGAGCAGCATCAAGAGTATGCCGTTCAGTTGCTTGCAATCTTGGCTGACCAAGTCGATGACAGCAAGTGGGCCATCACTGCTGCTGGTGGTATTCCTCCACTGGTGCAGTTGTTGGAGACAGGATCTCAGAAGGCAAAGGAGGATGCAGCACATGTTCTGTGGAACTTGTGCTGTCACAGTGAAGACATTCGCGCCTGTGTTGAGAGTGCTGGAGCCATCCCAGCATTCTTATGGCTTCTAAAAAGTGGTGGATCAAGAGGGCAAGAAGCCTCAGCTTTGGCACTGACAAAGCTTATCCGAACAGCTGATTCTGCCACGATAAATCAGTTACTGGCTTTGCTCCTAGGAGATTCTCCAAGCTCAAAGGCCCATACAATTAAAGTTTTGGGCCATGTACTTACAATGGCATCACACAAGGATCTTGTGCATAAGGGTTCTGCAGCTAACAAAGGGCTGAGGTCTCTTGTCGAGGTTCTTAACTCATCAAATGAAGAATCCCAAGAGCATGCAGCTTCTGTCCTTGCTGACCTGTTCAGCACAAGGCAAGATATTTGTGATAGTCTTGCAACTGATGAGATTGTTCATCCTTGCATGAAGCTTTTAACCAGCACAACTCAAGTTGTTGCAACGCAGTCCGCTCGGGCATTGGGTGCTCTGTCCCGTCCAACCAAGACTAAAACTACGAACAAGATGTCTTATCTTGCTGTAGGGGATGTCAAGCCTCTAATCAAGTTGGCTAAGACTTCTTCTATTGATGCTGCAGAAACTGCAGTGGCTGCACTGGCCAATCTTCTCTCTGATTCGCAGATTGCTGCAGAAGCCCTTACAGAAGATATTGTTTCAGCTTTGACAAGAGTACTGGGAGAAGGAACATCAGAAGGTAAGCAGAATGCTTCACGTGCCCTCCACCAATTGCTTAAACATTTTCCAGTAGGTGATGTACTGACAGGAAATTCTCAGTGCCGCTTTGCTGTACTAGCGCTTGTTGATTGTTTAAGTGCAATGGATATGGATGGAGCTGATGCTGCTGATGTTTTAGAAGTAGTTGCACTCCTGGTTAGGACAAAACAAGGTGTGCACTTAACTTACCCTCCATGGTCTGCCCTAGCAGAAGTTCCCTCAAGCTTAGAGCCTCTCGTTTACTGTCTGGCTGAGGGGCCTCCTCCTGTGCAAGATAAGGCCATAGAAATTTTGTCTAGATTTTGCCGGGACCAACCGGTTGTAGTGGCTGACTTGTTGGTTGCAAGATCAAGATCCATGGGTTCACTAGCTAATAGGATACTGAACTCATCCAGTTTAGAAGTGAGAGTTGGAGGGTCTTCACTGCTCATTTGTGCTGTAAAAGAACACAAACAGCAGTCACTGGAAGCACTTGATGTGTCTGGATATTTAAAACCACTTATATATGCTTTAGTGGAAATGATGAAGCAAAATTCTAACTCTTCCTCTATAGAAATCGAAGTCAGAACTCCGAAAGGTTATATGGAAAGAACTGCATTCCCTGAAGGAGATGAGTTTGATGTTCCTGATCCAGCCACTGTCTTGGGGGGCACTGTTGCCTTGTGGTTGCTATCAATAATTGCTTCCTTCTGTGCAAATAACAAACTCACTATTATGGAAGCTGGTGGAGTTGAGGCCCTCTGTGACAAGCTTGCAACCTACACTTCCAATCCACAG GCAGAATATGAGGATACAGAAGGTATATGGATTAGTTCCCTGCTCCTGGCTATTTTGTTCCAAGATCCAAATGTTGTTTTGTCTCCTGCAACTATGCGAATCATACCTTCACTTGCTCTTTTGCTGAGATCTGATGAAGTGATCGATAGATTCTTTGCTGCCCAGACAACAGCCAGTCTTATTTGTAATGGTAGTAAGGGAATAAATCTTGCAGTTGCAAATTCAGGCGCTGTTGCTGGGTTAATAACCCTAATTGGTTATGTGGAGTCGGATATGCCGAATCTTGTTGCTTTATCAGAAGAATTTTTTCTGGCACGAAATCCTGATCAAGTTGTACTGGAGCGCCTTTTTGAAATTGAAGATGTAAGAGTTGGCTCCACTGCACGCAAATCTATACCTCTGTTGGTGGATCTCTTGAGACCAATTCCAGATAGGCCAGGTGCCCCTCCAATAGCTATTCAGCTCTTGACTCGTATTGCATCTGGAAGTGATACAAACAAATTAATCATGGCTGAAGCTGGAGCTCTGGATGCTCTGACAAAGTACCTGTCTTTAAGCCCCCAAGACTCGACGGAGGCTACTATATCTGAACTACTGAGAATATTGTTTAGCAATTCTGATCTTATTCGATATGAAGCATCAGCTAGTTCCTTAAATCAACTCATAGCTGTTCTGCGTCTGGGGTCCAGAAGTGCTAGATTCAGTGCTGCACGGGCTCTCCATGAGCTTTTTGATGCTGAGAACATCAGAGATTCTGAATTAGCTTGGCAGGCTATTCAGCCATTGGTTGACATGCTTAATGCTGCATCAGCAAGTGAGCAAGAGGCTGCTCTTGTTGCCTTAATCAAGCTGACTTCAGGAAGTTCTTCTAAAGCAGCCTTGTTGACTGATGTGGAAGGAAACCCACTAGAGAGTTTATACAAAGTATTATCTTCCTCCTCATCCTTagaattaaagagaaatgctgcGCAACTCTGTTGTGTTCTGTTTGGTAATACTAAATTCAGAGAAAACCCAATTGCCTCTGAATGCATACAACCCCTTGTATTGCTCATGCAGTCTGATTCAAGTACAGCAGTAGAATCTGGGGTTTGTGCTTTTGAAAGATTGTTGGATGATGAACAGCAGGTGGAGCTTGCAGCAGCCTGCGATGTTGTGGATCTCCTTGTTGGCTTAGTTTCTGGGACAAATCATCGACTCATTGAGGCTAGCATCTGTGCTCTCATAAAGTTGGGGAAAGACCGGACTCCACGCAAATTGGATATGGTCAAAGCTGGCATTATTGATAATTGTCTTGAGCTACTCCCTCTTGCACCTAGTTCATTATGTTCCTCAATTGCAGAACTGTTCCGCATTTTAACAAATAGTAATGCAATTGCTAGAAGCACAGCTGCCGCAAAAATAGTAGAACCTCTATTCCTGGTTTTGCTTCGTCCAGATTTCGATTTGTGGGGACAGCACAGTTCCTTGCAGGCACTAGTAAATATTTTAGAGAAGCCACAGAGCCTTGCAACTTTGAAACTTACTCCCAGTCAAGTCATTGAGCCTCTGATTTCGTTTCTGGAATCCCCATCTCAAGCCATCCAGCAGCTTGGCACAGAATTGCTCGCTTATCTTCTTGCTCAGGAACATTTTCAGCAAGATATTACAACAAAAAATGCTGTTGTACCTCTTGTGCAGCTTGCTGGAATTGGAATATTGAACTTACAGCAAACAGCAATAAAAGCATTGGAAAAAATATCCACAAGCTGGCCAAAGGCAGTTGCTGATGCTGGAGGAATTTTTGAGCTTGCAAAGGTTATAATTCAAGATGACCCTCAGCCACCTCATACATTGTGGGAATCAGCTGCTTTGGTTCTCTCTAATGTTCTGAGTTTTAATGCTGAGTATTACTTTAAAGTTCCTCTGGTTGTTCTTGTGAAAATGTTGCACTCAACACTGGAGAGCACTATCACAGTGGCCCTTAATGCCTTGCTTGTTCATGAAAGGAGCGACGCTTCAAGTGCTGAACAGATGACTGAAGCTGGTGCAATAGATGCTTTGCTGGACCTTTTAAGATCTCATCAGTGTGAAGAACCTTCGGGAAGATTACTTGAAGCCCTATTTAACAATGTGAGGGTACGAGAGATGAAGGTTTCCAAATATGCAATAGCACCTTTATCACAATATCTTCTTGACCCACAAACCAGGTCACAATCTGGCAAGCTCCTTGCAGCTCTTGCCCTTGGGGACCTCTCTCAACATGAAGGACTTGCTAGAGCTAGTGATTCTGTTTCTGCATGTCGTGCATTAATAAGCTTGCTTGAAGATCAACCAACAGAAGAAATGAAGATGGTGGCGATTTGTGCATTGCAAAACTTCGTCATGCGCAGCAGAACTAACAGGCGAGCTGTTGCAGAAGCAGGTGGCATATTGGTAGTTCAGGAATTATTGCTTTCTCCTAATCCAGAAGTTTCTGGGCAGGCAGCACTGCtgatcaaatttttattttctaatcacACGCTCCAAGAATATGTGTCAAATGAGCTCATCAGATCTTTGACAG CTGCACTAGAGAGAGAGTTGTGGTCCACAGCAACTATCAATGAAGAGGTTTTGAGAACCTTAAATGTGATATTTACTAACTTTCCTAAGCTCCATACCTCCGAAGCAGCAACTCTCTGCATTCCCCATTTGGTAGGAGCACTTAAATCTGGTAATGAGGCAGCTCAGGATTCTGTATTGGATACCCTATGCTTGTTAAAACATTCTTGGTCAACCATTCCAATAGATGTTGCGAAGTCACAGGCCATGATTGCAGCCGAAGCAATTCCCATCCTGCAAATGCTCATGAAGACCTGCCCGCCAAGTTTCCATGACAGAGCAGACAGCCTGTTGCACTGCTTTCCAGGCTGTTTGACTGTTACTATTAAGCGTGGGAACAACCTGAAGCAGGCCATGGGAGGCACAAATGCCTTTTGTAGATTGACAATAGGCAATGGTCCTCCAAGACAAACCAAG GTAGTGAGCCACAGCACCTCGCCTGAATGGAAAGAAGGGTTTACATGGGCATTTGATGTACCTCCAAAGGGACAAAAGCTCCACATCATTTGCAAAAGCAAAAATACTTTTGGGAAG ACAACACTGGGAAGAGTGACCATCCAAATTGACAAAGTTGTGAGTGAAGGAGTATACAGCGGATTATTCAGCCTTAATCATGACAGCAACAAAGATGGCTCTTCTCGAACGCTCGAAATCGAGATTATCTGGTCCAACAGGATGTCAAATGATGACGTGTAA
- the LOC132185003 gene encoding NAC domain-containing protein 2 produces MTAELQLPPGFRFHPTDDELVMHYLCRKCASQSIAVPIIAEIDLYKYDPWDLPRMALYGEKEWYFFSPRDRKYPNGSRPNRAAGTGYWKATGADKPIGHPKPMGIKKALVFYAGKAPKGEKTNWIMHEYRLADVDRSARKKNSLRLDDWVLCRIYNKKGTTEKQQQGINLQKMSDSEMEDKKPENLTIGGATSAILSGPAATRTAAGDDYVYFDTSDSVPRLHTDSSCSEHVVSPEFTCEVQSEPKCWEKTIDYHFNYMDATLDNGFGAQFQSSNQMSPLQDMFMYMQKPF; encoded by the exons atgaccgcGGAGTTACAGTTACCTCCTGGGTTCAGGTTCCATCCAACGGACGACGAGCTTGTGATGCACTACCTGTGCCGAAAATGTGCGTCGCAGTCAATAGCCGTGCCGATTATTGCCGAAATCGATCTCTACAAATACGATCCCTGGGACCTTccaa GAATGGCCTTGTACGGAGAAAAGGAGTGGTACTTCTTTTCGCCGAGGGACCGGAAATACCCGAACGGTTCGAGGCCGAACCGGGCGGCGGGGACGGGGTACTGGAAGGCGACCGGAGCTGATAAGCCTATCGGGCATCCGAAGCCGATGGGGATCAAGAAGGCGTTGGTGTTCTATGCCGGAAAAGCCCCCAAAGGAGAGAAAACTAACTGGATCATGCATGAGTATCGGCTGGCCGATGTGGATCGCTCGGCTCGCAAAAAGAACAGCTTAAGG CTGGACGATTGGGTTTTGTGCCGCATATACAACAAGAAGGGCACCACGGAGAAGCAACAGCAGGGAATCAACCTGCAAAAAATGAGCGATTCGGAAATGGAGGACAAGAAGCCGGAAAATCTGACAATTGGCGGGGCCACGTCTGCAATACTTTCTGGCCCGGCGGCGACGCGGACGGCAGCTGGGGATGATTACGTGTACTTCGACACTTCGGATTCAGTGCCGAGGTTGCACACGGATTCGAGTTGCTCGGAGCACGTGGTGTCGCCGGAGTTCACGTGCGAGGTGCAGAGCGAGCCCAAGTGCTGGGAAAAGACCATAGACTACCACTTTAATTACATGGATGCCACCCTGGACAATGGGTTCGGCGCACAGTTTCAGAGCAGTAATCAGATGTCGCCGTTGCAGGATATGTTCATGTACATGCAGAAGCCCTTTTAA